The DNA sequence TCAAGTATAGAAGTTGctgttgaattaaaaaaaagattaagtAGTCAGCAGAGCCTGACATTTTATTCTACTCTTTTTAATGAATTCAAAGTGTTAGGTCCTTTATTTCTGACTATTATATATGAATGCAATTTTCAAGTAGCAGTTTTTAAATCATAATTCAAGATTCAACGTGTTACTAACAATTAAATGTGTAATTTTCTGCACTTGATTTTCCTGTGCATCTTTTCTTTTCAGGTCTGCATTTCGGTTTGGACCACATATTACTGCTGGAGCGACAGCCATCACAGCTATATTAGTGAATACACATTTTAGGACAAAATTCTACCTGTTTAATTATGGTCTTATGTTGAGTTATTTACCTGTAGTCATTGTTCCATCTTTTGTGACTTTGGTTTTAAATGAGTACTTAACCAAGCAAGTGCTTTTACAGCCTAAGTGTATGGAATGTTTGGAAGTACGTAGCGGAGTTCTGCAAGTGGCTGCATCGGTACTGTACAGCTCCATAATCGCGCCAACAACGAGTATTCTGTTATCAAAGAAGTACCACACATATCTGATCAAGAATAATTTTCAGCCAAATGTCAAACATGCATTGAAATCAACTTCATTTTCAAGGTTTTGCTTTCTAGCATTAATTGTGCAGAATTTTTGTGTTGGAGCTTTTGTACGATACAAACAAGGGAAACAGCTAGAAAATATTATGGCACAGGAACCAGCAAACGTTTCACGACAGTTACTGGAACAAATAACAGATTGATTTTAATGGATGAATATACATAAGAAAGTATCATACCAGTGATTGCCATTAAAGTTTTAGTTTAgttatgtaattttaaaaaacacCCGAAAGGTTGCAGAAATGTTGGACTATTCAGAACAGTATGGTCAAGATTTAAGTCTATGCTTTAGAACTTTGTTCAACAAAATTAACTTTGCTTTTTactatcaaaatgaaaaatgcataGTCTACTTAAAATGATTTCTAAAATCATTCTATTTGGCAACTGGatattacagtaaacataaatGTCAGGTTTTCTTTCATTGATTAATTGGGGCTTGAAACTCACctcattttgataaaagatacaaTTTGCTCAGTGTAGGTGATTCATTGCTCAGCTTATTTTCTCTGGGAATTGGCTTCCTgctaaattttggaaaaaaaaaatattacaagaaacaACTTCATAAAAATATGCAAGGTAATCAATCTGTACTTGAGGTTCCTGACAAAAATTGGATGCCAAATCAATTATGCTGCCACTGTTGAGAAAAAGGTCTCATAAATTGTTTTAGAATTTTGGTAGTCACACTGCAGTATGACTGTGTATCAATTTACTTGCAtgcaacaaaacacaaaacaatgtttaaataatagtttAAGCATGACTAAATTCCTAAAAAATGTTACAGTTAGTATTTTGATCATCAAGACTTTTGTggtcttttatttttatgcccccgtcatctactgatgcgggaggcatatagtgatcgtcctgtccgtctgtccgtccgttcgtccgtccgtatgcggttaaccaaatgggaccgtttcgtctagcgtcaataccccttgctagaatgacttgatactaatgcagatataacctgtgaacattcctcatcttcagacatcgcctgacctcagtttgaccttgacctcgacctcattttggacttaggttgctttatatgggccatctcctggttaaccaaatggggccatttcgtctagcatcaataccccttgctagaatgacttgatactaatgcagatgtaacctgtgaacattcctcatcttcaaacatcacttgaccttgacctcattttggacttaggttgctttatatgggccatctcttggttaaccaaatgggaccgtttcgtctagcattaataccgcttacaagaatgaattgatactaatacagatgtaacatgtgaccattcctcatcttcaaacatcacctgacctcagtttgaccttgacctcgttttggacttgggttgcttcgtatcgacaaggatgccaccggggacatcaagcgtttattgaacgcagctccttgttgtaAGTTGTTTTTAGATGATACATGTTTTTACTGGAAATGAATGTTATAGTGTTTCATAGTCTGGTTGTCTCTGTTAGCTGGAGAATCTAACACTGAGAGAATAACTAAGTTAtcttaacaaaaatgtttcagttttgatataattgaaatacatgaaaattCTGTCTTGAGTATGTTCAGATGATGAAAGTGGAACGGTgtcaatataatagggttatgaTACCAGTAGCTAGAtatgggatgctgtattcggctcgagtggattttgccagatcggaacTCACGAGGCaggcaagcgccgagtgtgatccgatcttgcaaaatccactcgagccgaatacaaaatcccagatctagctactgttataatcaCCCTTTTATTATAGACCTCTACcttcttgtttgttgttttgttattgaaggAAATCTTCAATGCTTATCTGTATAAAAATGGAAGTAAGTGAAGTTTTATGTGCACTATTTATAGAGcttgtcaggtcatgcatattgatgaaagtagtctggcagcgtacaatacaaaaagaatattacggaatttaaaaggtacaatacgtaatttttttctgcctgttcatatttagtTGTGAATtacaagcagattttttttacagaatttatataggttaAGTACATAATGAAAGAATTTACATTAACACtgatactataaatagtaacactgATTTTCTGGAACTGCTGTATAGCTCTTTCtttaaattcatgtatattgGCATTATTTTATTGGAGGAAAGCATAATGACGGAAAGTAAGTGTTACTGTTTGAACATTTGATAGATGTATGTGATACAAGATAAGGAACTGATTATCTATGAATGACAGATATAATTGGTTTGTAGTTTAGAACAATATTTAGGTATTTGtttatgaatttgaatttttactGAGTGTATTGGAACTGTTgaagtaaatgttaaaactatttgtttGATGGTTTGCTGTGTTTTCATAGGTTGAAGAACGAAAGAATAGATAGAGCTATTGCACTGGCCTTTTTATCAGCATCCACATCCACATCTTGGTTGGATAAGATTTTGTATTAGAGTTGGTATCTAAGTAACTACTTGCTGGAATGGGTTTGAACATCACATGCTTGATTACagtaatgatctgacatgcagtccATGGCTCCATCACAGTCTCACTTTCTCACAAACTTAAAAACTCAACTGTTTTCGACATATCATAGTTTTTATGtacaagctggtatctcatttaGCAACAAAACAGCAAAGTTCATGACTTGTGCTCCCTTTTAAGCAAAATGTttgcacttgttcaccatcaatagctgactctgtacagcaaaaacaactacatcctgctttttgcaagaatatggaccctttgaaaatatcagatttcttggttaagttttgtgttaaggtaaacttttctccttaacagttacaactattgttttaaaacttggagcagttatttgccattaaaagctgactctgcacagcaagtaccgtaactctacattgctttctgcaagaattatggtcccttttggacttagaaaatcacgggtaggacaatatttctattatacagagacaaaaaaatcagatgagcatctgcacctgcaaggtggtgctcttgttctcACCATTTAAATCCATGTAGGAGTTTTAGGAATGCATTCCTACTAACTGTCCATACTAAAGTTTGTTCCATAATTCGTAAACTCATTGTTTGCTTTTGATATGGCTTACTAGTGTTGGAAATCTGTCAGAAGTCTCCATGTCAGTCAACAGTCTGGTAGTGATTAAACATACAGGATAAATGAGACTGTTTTAAATCAAATACACTTACATTCTGGAAGAAGACGTTTAATTTCAGTATTTTGATAAGTTTTGAACACTGCATAACTGACCAGCCTTATTAAAAGTGACATTGTCTATTTGATACACATACCAATGTAGGGATAATaatgtttttttgtgttataacatttgcagaatccttAGGGATTCTGAAAGTGTtacaacatgaaattaacatGCGCTAACCCTATTTTGGcataaaacacatgaaaatgaatacattgttgctcagtttcattaaatttccatAAAATGCACTCGAATGTCAGAGTTGTTTTTCTCTTTTACTTCAGTTCCTTTTTGGGCCGTAATATGTTCGTTTTGCCAGGGaccgtgcatatataaaaaggtgttttaattGCACATGAGCACGAGAATTTCTCCGTTAACACACCTTCTCTCTCCTGTTACAACACCTAAAAgtaaaaacagcagttttatgctaaaatagtcGAGAATGACTGTTTTGACAATTATGGTGAATATAGTATAACGCTTGATTTAGATTACTTTGGGCCATTGTTACAATGTCAGAATTGGTAAAGTATATTTTCATCAACAGTTACATCACAAACCACAGGTTCATATATATCTATGCCATGATGATACAGCACATTTATATGGTTTAGCATAAAATATTCTCTTCAACTGAGACAATGTGCAATACCTACCTTGAAGGATTGAGGTAATTTATCCTGGCTTTTGGTTAATAGGAAGTATATCCCTGAATTCATAACTTGGTAATATTCAGGGGCATTACTTGATcttgaataattaattgatttttGCCTCGCTATGGACTGTCTTGTTCACATTTCTGACCAGATTTAAAAATTTACTGACACTTTTAATCCTATCCATTTACATAGAGTACATTTTTGCTTAAATGAGTTGCTTCCCTTTGACTGTTCTATATACTAATATATCCCAGTATTATTGCATTCAGTTGGTCAAAGACGATTACGAAGCAAGGCTAGTCCGTCTTTATATATACAAGATTATTTTCGAGATACCTTAAACCTTTATATGGATTCTCATACTACAGGGCTGATTGCATTGTATGGTCAGTCATGTTAGTAAACTCGTGGCATAAGAACATTTTTCAAGCTGAGTTACTGCTAAAATAGTTTCAGGAAACTTCTTTATTTTGCATACTGTATCCTACAAAGTATAGaagtaatttaataaaacaaatgaccTTTTCTGAAGCGTAATAGTGTATTAGTCTTCACATTCATTCATGAAATGTGATTTGTTCTATCATCATTTACAGTAAAGAGCATACAACCAAGGATGTTAGATGGGTTTTGCAAGCATCAGAGACAGGAACTCTCAGTCCTGTATGCAAGAAAGCGGATTTCAGCCACAATTATCATGACCTATCGAAGATGGTAGTCTGCACAATCATGTTTTTTGGCGTGTCTGTCATCAGTTTGGCTTGTCTGTCTTGTCATCAAACAGTTTCCACCTGATAACTAAGAAACATTTCAACCTTAGATATTATATATTGTTGTCATATTGCTAGTCTGAAATAAATAGATAACAATAAGATGCAAGTCCAAGGTCACAATAGCCTGCTTACCATCAGTAATATGAAAATGCTTACCATATTGTAGTCAAACTTTGTATGATGTTCGCTTATGGTTAATAGATTATTTTTACTGATTGTGGTGTCAGTCAGTGTAAGAAAAAACGCTTGTGTTGGGTTCAAAGTCACTGTAACACAGTATACGTTAaatagcaactttccagctttgagctagaccccaggtgcacatctgggcattatttcacacTATGGTAGGTACTTTGGTAGAATCATAGGTCAGCTGCAAGCCAGCTGGCTTTTATTAATGATAGTCTGAGAATGAGCAGTAAGTCACAAGTCTGTAATCACACTTAAAATGGATTCTGATTAAAGTAACAGAAGAAGAATTGGCCTAAAAACACGAGCCTAATTCTTTCTGAAATGGTTGCCTGTAGCCATCAGAAAAATCATAGTTCTTTGGTCCAAGGACGAAGTGACAATTGGCTGGTGAATAACTGGAAAATCCTTGGACGATGGCCTTTGGATTTATAACATTCCAAAGTAGTTTCACACTTGGCTTGAATCTTGAGACATCACTCACAATATTCTATAATGCTTTGAAGTGGTCCTATGAAGAGCCCTCGTCTCTGACCTTGATCTAGGATAAAAACCCCCAACTTGTATACTTAACATTTCATCATGCTCAACAATTTTGTAAACTGTTATTGCAATCTCTTGAACAATCTAAGGGTAATATAATAAGCAGATACAATGCTTTGCACCGACGGACACTGTGAATACATATGATACACTGTCACCAGGTCTGTCTGTTAAAAATTATGAATATGCCCAAAAAAGGATAAATTGTCCATGAATACTGCAGAATTTTGCAATAATCACATGCATTTCCAGGATTATTCTCATTTTATAACACTGCAAACAGAACAAGaactcgtcgaacacgaaatgccccccttgatgcatttagtaattgcacaaggaacataaattatatgcacactgtaaataagtatatgtaaaccatgtgacccacagggcggagctatatttgacccttggggaataatttgaataatcttagtagaggatcactagatgatgtcatatacaaaatatcaaagccctaggccctgtggttttggacaagaggtttttcaaagctttttcctatataaggctatataaaccatgtgaccctaggggtggggccatatttgaccccagggaaataatctgaacaatcttggtagaggaccactagattttgctacataccaaatatcaaagccctaggccctatggttttggacaagaagatcagaaaccatttaactgttcctggccaatgtgaccttgacctttgacctaatgacctcaaaatcaataggggtcacctgctggtcatgaccaacctccctatcaactttcgtggtcctaggcctaagcgttcttgagttatcatccggaaactattttactgttcagggtcactgtaatcttgacctttaacatactgacctcaaaagcaataggggtcatctgctggtcatggccaacctaactatcaattttcctgacactaggcccaagcgttcttgagttattgcctagaaaccattttactgttcctggtcactgtgaccttgacctttgacatactgacctcaaaatcaataggggtcacctgctggtcatgaccaacctccctatcaactttcgtgatcctaggcctaagcgttcttgagttatcatccggaaactgttttactgttcagggtcactgtgaccttgacctttaacatactgacctcaaaatcaataggggtcatctgctggtcatgaccaacctccctatcaactttcatgatactaggcccaagtgttcttgagttatcatccggaaaccgttttactattcagggtcactgtgaccttgacctttgacatacagacctcaaaatcaataggggtcatctactggtgatgaccaacctccctatcaactttcatgatcctaggcccaagcgttcttgagttatcatccggaaacggataggtctacattccgaccgaccgaccgacagatcgaccgacatctgcaaaacaatatacccctcctttttcaaagggggcataataaaatacaacaaagtctgatattttgcaaatattttttttattttttaacatctttttcttGAGCTTGTTTTACACGAGTTCATCTTGCTAAAGTTGTGACACGAAGTGTTTAACTGCTATCAAAGCTATAGAGTTAAACTTTTAGTAAATGTTTCAGCAGAGAAAAACAAGCAAAACACAGTAACACTTCAATATGCAGTTATTTCTGACAATAACAAGGAAATCAATAGATATGCTATAGTATAACCTTgcttaaatacaaaaattaacattttgactataGTGTTTTACAGGCTTTCATATTTAAATGACCTTTACTTTCTTTTACATCATCTGTGTTTATTTAGATAAAAGGATTGGaatgtaaaagaaacaaaattctaAGTATCAAAATAGAGTTCGTGTCCAGATAAAGTTCTGCTTGAATCAACTTACCTCACAACATCTCACTAATGCATTAATTCTTCGAATAAGCAAAACTTCTtcagttttgaaaatgttgattttactcatttataaacagattttgatataaaatatatatctgataattaaaaataaaaataaacaggaAAAATTCGCTTTAAATATGTCTAAAGGCTAAAAAACCCTATATAAAATGTTCAGAGTGTTCATTATATCAGAAATGTCTTCACAGTTCACTGACTTTCAACTATGAAAGGATATTTTCCAAAAATGCAGACACCAAACGTCTTTCTATAACTGGTTGATACATAATTTTTAAGCTTTTTCTCATAGAGGATTTACCTTTTTCTATATCaacttttgacaaaatatttatgcataagaaaactttttttaaaaataaagtcgTTAACACATAGCAACTTGAATTACATCCAGCTTTTGTTTCACCAATAAATAAATTGCAGAACAAGAGAAGTCCTTGTGCCTTTGTAAGAATTAACAATGTCAACTTAGAATCAACAATCACAAAAAACAAGCAACAGTTGATACTGTTGTCGAACAAAAagctcaaaagaaaaaaatattttcagtaattaataatagtttaaataacATCTGTCCAACAAAACAGAGAAAAGAAAACATGGCAACATGGCTTTCATATCTGCCTTAATAGCACTAACAGGGCTATAAGTATAACCTATATACAGACCTAACCTACGTGACACCATTACAGCAGGTCTATTTAATCTCTACATAACATCATTATTTCCCTACAACTTCTGTATTATGCTGAAAGTTCCTTGTTTTcatcaaataatttcaaatatttttaagttaattCATTCAGATACTAAAGCGTTTGTCTAAAAAGTATATTACAAAACTTAAAAGAACAGTGGCAACAAAATGGAGAGCACAAAAGTTTACAATtactattttcaaatatatttttaaaaagaattaatctATTAACAGTTAATCATAACCTCAACACTAGGACATTTTGTAGAAAACAGACCTGTTCTGATATACGAGGCTTGGTGACAAAGAAtagcaaaaataaatataatcttAATGACATGTATTTACACTGAAGTGAGTTAAAACTGTTCACTAGACAGATTCATCCTACCTACTATGATAAACATGAGTTGGAATAAGTTCAAATTACTGTGAAATTAGTCAATGATTTCAGTGGCGATTATTTTGTGGAGGTATGTGGTTAACTCTGAatactagaaataaaaatagcaacaaAAAGTCAATGAAAAAATCCATGCCCTCAAATATCAATGAATTCTCAGTATCTGAGACGTACCTGTATATTTGACCATGAAACTTCAAACGTGTCTTTCATTTCTAACAAATGTTCTAAACATTTTTAACCCAGATTAACACCATTTTTTTAGTAGGTATTTTAACTTGCAAGTGAAAAACTATGAGCTTGCTACGTTATAAAGGTTGACACCAATTTTTCCTCCTTTTTTAAGTAAGAAACTTAAGTAAAATTTACAGCACCTATGTAGACTGGTTCAGTGTTGGATGTCAATGTATTACTGACTGCTTTGTCTTGTTTTTCGTGAATACATTTTGACTGGTTTACAGTTTTATGGTACAACTATTCTGTACAAGGTATATACCACTGTATGAAATTTTTATATCTGATAAATTGCTATTAGAAATAGCATGAATCATAGAAACTACAGCAAAACCTTTGTCTACATGCATATTCACATAAAGTACTTCCTTGATTTATCCACAATTTGCTGTAcagtttcttgtttgttttttcatcTACAATAGGGGAAGTATAACTATTTGCTTAAATAcaacataactttgtaaaaagCAAACAGATTCACTTGaaacataattttgatttaatgCACTTTTTTTCTCTATAACCAATATAACAGTACAAAACTTTTGTAACAAATTCAAGAATCACCTCTGAAAAAAATTCTGCTTAGATATTTTAACACCAGAAATGAAAATATGGctaatataaattactacaacAAAGTGAAATCTCTAAATTCTTCTCCACAAAGAGATTCAAAACGAAATTCTAATTACCTCCCCTCAATCATATCTCTTGCAGACACTTTGTCAATAACACCAAAATAGGTTATGTTTTCATATTCTAGTTACCTCCCTTTAGATATAAGTGATAATTAATCTAGGATAAAAATGgattttcaagttttataaataatatagaaacatggatttcatttaaatctaattTTTAATCCTCTTTAGACAAAAAaactgaacatttattttatggtATTAAACAAGGATTGGCTTTTGAAATACTTTTGGTTGTAATATCCCTTAATATCAGGTGTAAAACGTTTGTATTACATCAGACTTGTGAAATCTCACTTAAATATTGGATAAAATTGCACTTTTAATTGTCATCAAgtaaattaaaatatcaaagtGAAGAAACAGTATGTTATAACTTAAAGAAACTGTGACTCAGTTAATATGTACTCTGCtgctttaaaaacacaaaatttgttATTTCAGGCTAATTGGTACAATCATTTTGTGGGAAATAGTGTCTGGAACTGAATTCATAGTTTACATCTTCATTTAGTTTCTACAATGACCATTAATAAATACCACAATTCATTTCTTTCTAAGAATGAATGATAAAATCTCAATTGGtagatttaacaagagcaccgccttgcgggtgctgacgctcatctgattttttttgtataata is a window from the Mercenaria mercenaria strain notata chromosome 7, MADL_Memer_1, whole genome shotgun sequence genome containing:
- the LOC123553836 gene encoding uncharacterized protein LOC123553836; amino-acid sequence: MVTDDTRNNLPATKYVPVLLERSQAPKGAVQLTTTEILTIQLKRLERCKSTSEKSAFRFGPHITAGATAITAILVNTHFRTKFYLFNYGLMLSYLPVVIVPSFVTLVLNEYLTKQVLLQPKCMECLEVRSGVLQVAASVLYSSIIAPTTSILLSKKYHTYLIKNNFQPNVKHALKSTSFSRFCFLALIVQNFCVGAFVRYKQGKQLENIMAQEPANVSRQLLEQITD